From the Montipora capricornis isolate CH-2021 chromosome 2, ASM3666992v2, whole genome shotgun sequence genome, one window contains:
- the LOC138035978 gene encoding uncharacterized protein codes for MEDIGLTWNPKKCNVIHVRKGAQVHDAAGVRLGHEGVVESLDASSTYKFLGVRETVMQDEKLALECAAKVYLQRLSLIWSSPLSDSNRVTASNQFALPVLSYLMWTQHWPITELRVIDREARKIICENGGKHPLSSTAMLYLPRDKGGRGLRAIEQEYKLTKIKSAIKLYENTDPTMRLVQKFEERASEKGFTSLVKEACKYAEELDTGLTLNYPKPSCSPRQAPDTEILGKKVKGYLRRTVTEKLQEEIESEQWHGRFLCARWHDKDLSMDECFAWLREWPSAPTHTITGVLELYEQLTPTRVYTKIKTGTSQGEITCRLCGGAAETLAHVLAGCPALAQSKYLERHNAALKVLFFEVCKDLQLVDSVPPWYSLVGPKPVYESPEAQAYWDVPVYAEQSYVKANRVDVRFVDHRRKRVWAVEMSCPWLDNRGKKEREKMEKYAPLRWELRKQYPGYVVEQCNVVIDVLGGWSKDLEKTIKKLVGARGREVLRRMQKAIISSSLNIARAFKAIVK; via the coding sequence ATGGAGGACATTGGACTAACATGGAATCCTAAGAAGTGCAATGTGATTCATGTGAGGAAAGGGGCTCAAGTGCATGATGCAGCAGGTGTGAGGTTAGGTCACGAGGGGGTCGTGGAAAGCTTGGACGCGAGTTCTACTTACAAGTTTCTAGGGGTGAGAGAGACTGTGATGCAGGATGAGAAGCTGGCATTGGAATGTGCGGCAAAGGTGTACCTGCAAAGGTTGTCATTAATTTGGAGTAGCCCCCTGTCTGATTCCAACCGTGTGACTGCAAGTAACCAGTTTGCTCTTCCAGTCCTCTCCTATTTGATGTGGACTCAGCATTGGCCTATTACAGAGCTTAGAGTGATCGACAGAGAGGCGAGAAAGATAATATGTGAGAACGGAGGGAAGCATCCGCTAAGTTCGACGGCTATGTTGTATCTACCCAGGGACAAGGGTGGGCGTGGCCTACGCGCAATTGAGCAAGAATACAAGCtaacaaaaatcaaatctgCAATTAAGCTGTATGAGAATACAGATCCTACCATGAGGTTAGTTCAGAAGTTTGAAGAGAGGGCGAGTGAGAAGGGATTCACTTCGTTGGTTAAGGAGGCATGCAAGTACGCGGAGGAGCTGGACACGGGTTTGACTTTGAACTATCCGAAACCGTCATGCAGCCCGCGCCAAGCTCCGGATACAGAAATTCTAGGGAAGAAAGTTAAGGGTTATTTGAGGAGGACTGTGACGGAGAAGTTACAGGAAGAGATTGAGAGCGAGCAGTGGCATGGTCGCTTTCTGTGTGCACGGTGGCACGACAAAGATCTGAGCATGGATGAGTGTTTTGCTTGGCTACGGGAGTGGCCCTCAGCACCCACCCACACGATTACCGGGGTACTGGAGCTTTACGAACAGCTCACCCCTACTAGAGTGTATACAAAGATCAAAACAGGAACTTCACAAGGAGAGATCACGTGTAGGTTGTGCGGAGGCGCTGCAGAAACTCTTGCGCATGTTCTTGCAGGATGTCCTGCTTTAGCACAGTCCAAGTACTTGGAGCGACACAACGCTGCACTTAAGGTGTTGTTCTTTGAGGTGTGTAAAGACCTGCAGCTAGTGGACTCAGTACCACCATGGTACTCGTTAGTGGGACCCAAACCAGTGTACGAATCTCCGGAAGCTCAAGCTTACTGGGATGTACCAGTGTATGCCGAACAAAGCTATGTCAAGGCCAACAGAGTGGACGTCAGATTTGTGGATCACAGGAGGAAACGAGTCTGGGCAGTTgaaatgagttgcccctggTTAGACAACCGTGGGAAAAAGGAGAGGGAGAAGATGGAAAAGTATGCTCCACTGCGCTgggagttaaggaagcagtaCCCTGGCTATGTCGTGGAACAGTGCAACGTAGTGATTGATGTGCTAGGCGGTTGGTCTAAAGatttagagaaaacaataaagaaacttgTGGGCGCTAGAGGAAGGGAGGTTCTCAGAAGGATGCAGAAAGCTATTATCTCAAGTTCGCTTAACATAGCGCGGGCCTTCAAGGCCATCGTCAAATAA
- the LOC138039086 gene encoding uncharacterized protein, with product MDQRSLPLGYSFLGNEPDPTVCCDLRDCQRQQAVDYKRLNCGHSFHTECLRDTCSDLGQSASNADRARLCPICHSLLEDRIRELSTTMNRYLAGDELNSDDDSDEESDDEDDDDDPDNFEDAGESDQQDSKVDSLKSKLYERARAMKQDGQPINLLPRYVHSRQKPLVEQQQQQQQLPTTRKEDFHCQFAGCTKICKSAGGLTLHVRKMHRVQNN from the exons ATGGACCAGCGATCGCTTCCTCTGGGGTATTCCTTTCTTGGAAATGAACCGGACCCGACGGTGTGTTGTGACTTGCGTGACTGCCAAAGACAGCAAGCAGTGGACTACAAACGATTAAACTGTGGCCACTCTTTTCACACCGAATGCTTGAGAGATACATGTAGCGACCTTGGTCAGAGTGCGTCAAATGCAGACCGTGCACGTTTGTGCCCTATTTGCCATTCTCTTCTTGAAGACAGAATAAGAGAGCTTTCCACGACGATGAATAG GTATTTGGCGGGCGATGAGCTCAACAGTGACGACGATAGCGACGAGGAAAGTgacgatgaagatgatgacgacgacCCCGATAACTTCGAAGACGCGGGTGAAAGCGATCAACAAGACAGCAAAGTCGATTCCTTGAAGTCGAAGTTGTACGAGCGTGCGAGGGCCATGAAACAAGATGGCCAGCCCATTAACTTGTTACCCAGATACGTACATTCAAGGCAGAAGCCTTTAGTGgagcaacagcaacagcaacagcaactaCCAACCACTAGAAAAGAAGATTTCCATTGCCAGTTCGCGGGGTGTACAAAAATCTGTAAATCTGCCGGCGGCCTGACGCTCCATGTTAGGAAAATGCACAGAGTGCAAAACAACTGA